From a region of the Narcine bancroftii isolate sNarBan1 chromosome 5, sNarBan1.hap1, whole genome shotgun sequence genome:
- the LOC138763300 gene encoding ubiquinol-cytochrome c reductase complex assembly factor 5: MLLSSRLKRWLSLVPGKQLFGPYRFLPCFFVFGGVMEWIMINVRIGHETFYDVYRRKRSERQYQLKLEELCTCENHSK; the protein is encoded by the exons ATGCTGCTCAGCTCCAGGCTGAAGCGTTGGCTGAGTTTAGTTCCCGGGAAGCAGCTTTTCGGGCCCTATCGCTTTCTCCCTTGTTTCTTTGTCTTCGGCGGGGTGATGGAGTGGATTATGATAAACGTCCGCATCGGCCATGAAACATTTT ATGATGTGTACCGAAGAAAACGTTCTGAACGGCAGTACCAACTGAAGTTAGAAGAACTGTGCACATGTGAAAATCACTCAAAATAA